A window from Malassezia restricta chromosome I, complete sequence encodes these proteins:
- a CDS encoding mitochondrial import inner membrane translocase subunit TIM21, with protein MIRIMWKYQMRVASRTGAYLSRNLNGQSLVRAPVLIRYFASQQQQRPSDGEQMSKEQAELLRLLRESESLDNKKAFSRVPEQSLGLAGVALSQGAASASTRRIDKWTGFGKKWRDLSGGQKAARATVNTSRFFVVSFGALLTFVVGYSLTSELFARNSPTVIYNEACKVIQKSDKVHDHLLEPYRFHTSLAHGDFSPLNLPSHPHNATNSVHSSRFIDPRSGRETMFLHFFIESRDKDKPLGYWQFVRSSIVSGAQWLKTQAIEGGNKAYVWWQEQTREPTDASSDQALAPEPKLPPQPWWITRKLRGAVHGVGEIIGKTSDAVGMSSLDFAAAKPVPGTWTSGEVYIELVKDDKDTFQYKHFTIDIPNSRSPLRRRLHLDQRHDGVPIR; from the coding sequence ATGATTCGCATTATGTGGAAGTATCAAATGCGTGTTGCTAGTCGCACGGGTGCTTATCTGAGCCGAAACTTGAACGGGCAGAGCTTGGttcgtgcgcctgtgctgATTCGCTATTTTGCGTCGCAACAACAGCAGCGTCCCTCCGATGGTGAACAGATGAGCAAGGAGCAAGCTGAGCTTTTGCGCTTATTGCGAGAAAGTGAATCTCTGGATAATAAAAAGGCTTTTTCGCGTGTTCCAGAGCAGTCACTAGGTCTGGCTGGTGTGGCTCTGTCTCAAGGTGCAGCATCAGCAAGCACCCGTCGCATCGACAAATGGACGGGCTTTGGTAAAAAGTGGCGCGACCTTAGTGGGGGGCAAAAAGCGGCGCGGGCGACTGTCAACACCTCGCGCTTTTTTGTTGTTAGTTTTGGTGCTCTGCTCACATTTGTGGTGGGATATTCGCTCACATCCGAGCTGTTTGCACGCAACAGTCCGACGGTAATTTACAATGAAGCTTGCAAGGTGATCCAGAAAAGCGACAAGGTGCATGATCACTTGCTGGAGCCGTACCGATTTCACACATCGTTGGCTCATGGCGACTTTTCGCCGCTGAATCTGCCCTCGCACCCACACAATGCGACGAATTCAGTGCATTCTTCGCGCTTCATAGACCCGAGGTCGGGTCGCGAAACCATGTTTCTTCACTTCTTTATCGAATCTCGTGATAAAGATAAGCCGCTCGGATATTGGCAGTTTGTGCGGTCGTCCATCGTGTCTGGCGCGCAATGGCTCAAGACACAGGCGATCGAGGGCGGTAATAAGGCCTATGTGTGGTGGCAAGAGCAGACGCGGGAACCAACAGACGCTTCATCAGACCAAGCCTTGGCACCTGAACCCAAGCTTCCTCCACAGCCATGGTGGATCACAAGAAAactgcgcggcgccgtgcatGGTGTGGGCGAAATTATTGGCAAGACGAGCGACGCCGTGGGTATGTCATCACTCGACTTTGCCGCAGCCAAGCCGGTGCCAGGCACATGGACGAGTGGTGAAGTTTATATCGAGCTTGTGAAGGATGACAAGGATACCTTCCAGTACAAACACTTTACGATTGATATCCCGAATTCGCGGTCCCCGTTACGGCGCCGACTGCACTTGGATCAGCGGCAtgacggcgtgccgatTAGGTAG